DNA from Leptospira mayottensis 200901116:
ATTTCTGGTTTCAACTCTTTCAACCTACGGTTTTTGTCGGAAGATTGCTCAGTGCGATCGCGGGTGTACTCGTTCCGCTCTCGTTTTATGTTCTTTCACCGCGTAACTTAAATGGAAGAATCAAAATTTCCGTCGTGGTTTTCCTAAGTTTATCCACGGGGCTCATTTATTATTCACAGGAACTCAGGTCTTATAGTCTTTTGGTTTTGTTTAGCACGATCCAACTTGCGGTTATTCTAAAATCCGTCTACGAAAACCAAAAGGAAGAAGATCTCCGTACATACTGGAGTTTATTAGGAATTTCTTTATTAGCATCCTATACTCATTTTTTCGGATTCGTCTGGTCTGCCTCCGTTTTTCTTGGAATTTTTATAACGAAGTGGATTTTTACAAAAAAATTTCCCAAAGTAGAATTCTTATTCGGGATCTTATTCGGAATTTTATTTACTCCGGTTCTTTATCTATTGTTCAATTCGGATAAGATCGGAATCGCTTCGTGGATTCCGGAGGCGGGTTTAACCGCGTTTCTCGTTTTTTTCGATCTGATTTTTCATTCCGGAATTCTAAAAAAGTTTATTCCTGGAATTGTGGCTTCTTTAGCCTTACTCGCAGGTTTCGTTTCCTTTTATTTTCCGAAAAACCAAACGAAAGTCGTTCTTTTGGAACCGAACCATAAAAAATCCGTGATTTTATTTGGAATTGTCTTTCTAGTTTTTTCTGTTGTCCTTGGAATTCTTTCCCTGATTCAACCTTTAATTACCGCTAGAAATCTTTTAGTCACCGCCCCTACTTTGTATTTTCTGATCGTCACCGGTTTTTCTCTGTTTCCGATCTACAAAGGAAGAAGACTCGAATCGATCCTAATTCTGATTTCTATTGTTTCCCTTTATTATTTTACTCGGTCTTACTACAAACCTTTTAAGGAACAATGGAGGGAGAGTTCTCAATACATTATCTCTATGATTCAGGATCGTCCCCGGGAGTTTACTCTTCTTTGTTCTTCTCATGTGTACAACATGGAGTATTTTTTAAAAACGGCAAAAATTGAAGGGGTAATCCCAAAAATTTATACAAAGAAAGAGATTGATCTTTTTGTTCACGATCCAACAAGAAAGGATCTAGTGATTTTGGAAACTTCTTGGAAATATTTGAACTCGGAAGATATAAATTCGCTATTCACACAGGAAATATTCGATCGAAAAGATCAATTGTTCTACGGAATGAGAGTCATCACCATCCGTAAAAGGTAATTTTCTAAATCTAAAACTATGAAGAAAAAAAATGTCACTTATGTAATCCCTTGTTTGAATGAGGAAAAAACTCTCCCTCTTGTTTTGGAAAAACTTGTTCGGCTTAAAAAGGAATTAAAACAATACAACGTGGAAATTCTCGTCTCCGATAACGGAAGCGAAGATAGATCCGTATCAATCGCTAAGAAATACGGCGCAAAAGTCGTTCATTGCAAAGAAAGAGGATACGGGGCAGCGCTCAATTTCGGAATCACAAATGCAAGTGGGGAAATCATTCTGTTTGCGGACGCAGACGATACTTACGATTTTCTGGAATCTCCTGCGCTTCTTTCGGAGATGGAAAAAGGTGCGGAGTTCGTAATCGGTTCCCGTCTGGATGGATCGATTCACAAAGGAGCGATGCCACTCCTACATCGTTATCTGGGAACTCCGGTGATCAATTGGATTATCAATTTATTATATTCCAAAAAAGGAAATCGTGTCAAAGATGCAAATTCTGGCTTTCGGTGTTTTCTGAAAAAAAAATATCTGGAATGGGAGGTTGAAAGTACCGGTATGGAGTTTGCATCCGAGATGCTCGTGAAAGCGCTTCGAAGTGGAGTCAAACTTTCCCATGTGCCGATTAGTTTGTATCCGGACGTGGAAGGAAGAGTTCCTCATTTGAAAACTTGGAGAGACGGGATGAGACATCTTCTACAAATTCTCATTCATTCCCAACAGCTTTTTTATTATACTGGCTTTATGCTTTTCTGGATCGGCTGGGCGTTTACAATCTTGGGTTATTTTACGGGAATCGTTGCAATCGGCCCTTTTCACATTTTCGGTATCCATTCTCTCACGGTTTTTCTGCTGATAGCTACGTTCGGACAGACTATCTGGGCAATCGGCTTATTTCTTGCGGCTCGTAAAACACCCGAGCTAAGTTTTTATTCCAAATTGAATCTCTTATCCGAGGATCTTCTTTTCTGGTATTCGGCGAGAATGATTTTATTCGTAGTTTTACTTTATGTGTTCATCTTGTTCCGCTGGTGGAAAAATTCCTTTCAAGTTCTGGATTTGGAAAAAGAGATTTTGATGATCAGTTTTCTAAGCGTTCAAATCCTGAATTTAATCGGACAAACGATTACGGCGCACTTATTAAAAAGAACATAACGAGCGATCCATAGTGAGCGAGTTAGACAAATTTACGCGGAGCGTTTAAAATTTGTCTTTCAACGTTAGTTGAAAAATAGAGCGACACCGGAGCGTTTAAAATTTGTCTTTCAACGTTAGTTGAAAAATAGAGCAACACCGGAGCGTTTAAAATTTGTCTTTCAACGTTAGTTGAAAAATAGAGCAACACCGGAGCGTTTAAAATTTGTCTTTCAACGTTAGTTGAAAAATAGAGCAACACCGGAGCGTTTAAAATTTGTCTTTCAACGTTAGTTGAAAAATAGAGCAACACCGGAGCGTTTAAAATTTGTCTTTCAACGTTAGTTGAAAAATAGAGCAACACCGGAGCGTTTAAAATTTGTCTTTCAACGTTAGTTGAAAAATAGAGCAACACCGGAGCGTTTAAAATTTGTCTTTCAACGTTAGTTGAAAAATAGAGCGACACCGGAGCGTTTAGCTAGGAAAACTAAAGCAGTATTTGCCCCTACAGATCGCAAAGAGAGGTGGCGGGAAGACTCCTAAGGTTTTAAGACGAGTTCTTAGCTTCACTAAGAGTTTTCACCTAACGCTTTTTACCAAAGCGTTTCAATTATGAAATTTGCGACAATTTGCCCAAACTTTCTTACATCAAATTCAAGATACTCTATATCCAGGCTAAATAACACATAGTTAGAATGTAAATGCCTAATTTTTTTTCGGTGTAGATTGAAATTTTCCTTTCATTTATAGACTTGCGCAAAGCTTACATTCTCTGATCTCTTTAAAAACGAAGAGTTCCCGTATTTTTCGAAGACAAAGAACAAATACTATTTGTTACCGGATTTTAAAAATCAACCTACGTTTCTTTTAAATTCGAATTGAATTTTATACGGAAAGCAAAAACTTGAACTTTCGGAAGGATTGATTTTTTAAACCGAATTACAAATTGCTTTTCGCTTTAGTAAATTGAAATTCATCCTATAAGTTTACAATTTCGCCATACTATAATCTTAAAAGTTTCAAAGAAAATTAATCGGCATATAACCGTATGTTTGTCATGAAAATATCCCATTTTGGTATATTCCATTCCGGGATGTAGAATTACTGCGTTTTGTTTAAGTCCCTACATTCACGAGAAGCGAAGATTTTTTGTAAAAATCTAATCGCCGCCAGAAAAAACGCAGACCTCACCCAACTTGAGGTTGCAGATCGTTTGGGTGAACCTCAATCTTATATCTCCAAAATCGAATCCGGCGAAAGACGGCTCGACGTTATCGAATTCTGGAGAATCTATAAAATTTTCGGCAAATCCTTCGAATTTTACTTTCAATTCGATGAAAAACCGGAAGGTTCCGAGAAAAGATCCAAAACTCTAAAGGCGGCTAGCAGTAAACGCAAAAAAAAGCGTCCTAAATTCTAAATCTACGTTATCTTCATATACTTTATTTTTTCTTCTTTCTCTTTGAAACGGAACCGGAAGATTTTTGTTTCTTTTCTTCCTTTGAAATAGTCTTTTTCGTTGTTAGATCAAGTTCCTCACTTTCATATTCCTCCAGTGGATACTGATCCAGATAAGAATACGGTTCTAAATCCTTTTGTTTTTTAGGAACGTACTCCCTCTCTCCCACTAAAATCAGATACAAAGACGGAAGAACCGTAAGGACCAACAAGAGAGCGGAAAAAAGTCCTCCAACGATTACGGTTGCAAGCGGTCGTTGAACGTCCGAGCCGACTCCGGAAGCCAAGGTGGCGGGAATCAAACCAAGCAAGGCCAAAAGCATCGTCATCAACATCGGCCGAAGCTGAATCACGGCGGCCTTTTTGACCGCCTCTTTCACGCTGATCTCGTCATCCTCATGCAGTAAGTGATTTGTACGGGAGACAAAAAGAACCCCCGCCATCGTCGCGATTCCGAATAACGAAATAAATCCGACTCCGCCGGAAACATTGAAATAATATCCCCGCATCAAAAGCGCATAAATTCCACCCACAAGAGAAAGAGGAATACACGCAAGAGCGACATATACATACTTTAGATTTTTATAAAGTAGATACAATACTCCGAAGATGATCGCGATCGTAAGAGGAATCACCATCATAAGACGGGTTCCGACCCGCGCGAGGTTTTCGTATTGTCCCCCGTAGCGGATTTCATAACCTTCCGGAAGTTTCACTTTTTTTTGAACGAGCTTGCGAAGTTCCGCAACGAAACCTCCCTGATCCCGTCCTCGGATATTGGTACGAACCGTCACGGTTCTTCTTCCTTCCTGACGAAAGATCATCGTCGGTCCGTCTTCGAGAGTGACCTTCGCCAATTCCGACAACGGAATTCTTTCTCCCTTCGGAGAAATGATCGGCATATTCTCGATCGCTCTCTGAGATGTGCGGTAGTCTTTGGAAAAGCGCACCACGATTCCGAATCGTGCCGGGGTTTTCGGAGGAATATCGGAAGGACCTTCATACAAAGTATCGATCCTCTGCATTCCGATCGCCGCTTCCACCATCTGTTGAATATCGCTTACGTTGATCCCGAAACGCGCCGCGGCTTCCCGATCGATACGAACCGTAAGTTGAGGGCTATCCGCTTCCTGTTCGATCCCGAACTCGCTGGCCCCTTTCATTTCTTTTACGATATCTAGAATTTCAGTCGAGATCTGACGCATCACCTTGAGGTCGTTTCCGGAAACGAACACCGCCAAGTCGGCAATCGTTCCCATGATCGCTTCGGAAAGATTATCCATGATCGGCTGGGAAAAACTCACCCGAGCGCCCGGAAGCCCTGCTTCCAAATCGTTCCTCATTCGGAGAAGAAGTTCGGTTTTTGTGATCTTTTCCTTCCAGTCGTCGTAATCTTTTAAACCGACAAGAACTTCCAAACGGTTCGGAGGAAGCGGATCGGTTCCGTCGTCATTCCTTCCCAACTGAGAAAGAACCACGTTGACTTGTTCGTTCTTATAGATGATTTGTCGAATTTTCGGAATGAATTTTTTCGATTCGGGAAGAGAGATTCCAACCGGAAAGAAAATTCTCAGGTTGAATCCGCCCTCGTCCATTTCCGGGAGAAACTCGGTTCCGAGAGAAAGCCCGCCTATCACGAGTAAGGTTCCCACCACGGAAAAACAAACCGTAACAACCCGTTTGGATCGTTCCACGAGCCACTCGATCAGTCTTTCGTATTTCTTTTCCAACCATTCGTAAAACGGGTTGTGCCATTCGATCGGTCCCGGATTCGGCGACTCGAAATAATTCCGATAGATGTAGGACATCATCACGGGAATCGCAGTCATCGAAAAGATCAACGCACCCATGATCGCAAAGGAAATCGTAAACGCCATCGGCTTAAACAATCTTCCTTCGATTCTTTCAAAAGAAAAGATCGGAAGATACGCAAGCACAATGATTAGGATGGAGAAGATAATCTCCGTTCCGACTTCCGAAGCGGAATCCACCGTAAACCGAATGATCCCCTTCTTCTTATCGATTGGAGAAGCGTCCCGATAACGACGCATGATATTTTCGACCATCACGACGGCCCCGTCCACGATGATCCCGAAGTCGATGGCGCCTAATGACAATAAACTGGCCGGAATTCCGGTGATATCCATGAGTAAAAATGCGAACAACATCGCGAACGGAATCGTAGCGACTACCACCATAGAAGCCTTTACGCTTCCAATAAAAAAGATCAACACCAAACTGACTACGACGACCCCTTCCACGAGAGTTTTACCGATGGTACGTAATGTGTAATTTACGAGATCGGTTCTATCGTAAGTGGTTCTCATCTGAACTCCGTCCGGCAGATAATTCTCGTTGATCTCTTTTACTTTGGCCCGGATCCGATCTCCCATGACGTTCGGATCGCCCCAACGGCGAATCGCGACCAAACCTTGTACGGAAGAATCCACATCGATCAATCCTTCCTGATCGTTTTGGATCGTATAACCTAACACTCCGCTCGGAATCGGATGGGAAACTTCCACCGTTCCTAAATCGCGGATAAAAACGGGAACCCCGTTTACCGTTTTGACGACGATGTTCTCGATATGTTTCGGATCGCGAATCGCTCCCAAGGAACGGATCGGAAATCCTTGTTCCCCCTGTAAGAGAAGGTTTCCTCCCGTATTCAGGTTGTTTTGTTGAATCGCTTTGATCACGTCGTCGATCGTGAGTTTATATCGAATCAATTTATCCGGCGTCGTCACTATGTGGTATTGTTTCGGAAGCCCTCCGAACGTGACCACGTCCGCAATTCCCGGAATCCCGAGCATCTTGGGCATAATGACCCAATCCTGGATGGTTCGCAATTCCATCGGCGTATGATTTGCCTTTGTTTCCACGACATACCGGAAAATTTCACCAACGGGAGAACTCATCGGTCCGAGCGTCGGCTGAATTTCCGCTGGAATGTCCGCGTCCCGAACTCGTTCTAAAAGACGAGTTCTCGCAAAATAATCGTCCGTTCCATCCTCAAACACGAATTGGAAAACGACCAGACCGTTGATCGTTCTCGATCTTCTCACCGCAACTTTCGGGATCGCGTTCAAAACCCGTTCGATGGGAATCGTAACCCTTTCTTCCACCTCGACTGCGGCTTTTCCCGGAAACTTAGCGATCAATCGAACCTGAGTATCCGCAATGTCGGAATAGGCTTCTTTTCGAATATCGATCCAAGCCCAAATTCCGAAAACCACCGTTGCGGCGGCCGCGATCAATGTGGCAAGTCGAAACCGTAGAGCACCTTCGAGTAAACTACGTGTCATAATTTCATTTCTTATTTTCGACGAAGCGGCCTAAAAACCTTATGAAAATCGCCGCTCGGTCCGAAATTCATCTGAACACGGCGACGACTTGTAAGAAGGTCTAAGCCCGACCATACCTTGGAAATGAGATCCAAAAACAATCCAATCGGAACTGAAAATCCGAAACGATCATACTTGTATATAGAACTTATGGAAGGAGACCAAGAAAAATCTTATCGGTTTCAAAAACAAAATGCCCAATAATATCCGTCACCAAATCGTTAATAGGGTTAATTTGTCGAACAAGCGAATTTCTCAAGAGAAAATTTCACTGGCGGAAATTTTCTTCGTTCTTTGAATATTATTCATTCAAACTATTTGATGTTTCAGAAAAATTATGGATTCTACTGAGACCACAAGTAATTTTTATTCGAAACCCGCACGGCTCCTAAAAAGTTTTTAAGAGTTTACCGGGCAAAGGCAAATCGAAACGGAAACATTAGGCGAGAATTTTAAACCTTATGAAAATCGCCGCTCGGTCCGAAATTCATCCGAACACGGCGACGACTTGTAAGAAGGTCTAAGCCCGATTCTTCTTCGTTTTTTTTATTTTGACAGACTTTTGTTTCTTTCCGTTCTTCCCGTTGCCGACCGAAATTTCGGGCTCATCGTCGTAGTCAATCGTGGAATAAATTTCAGACTCCAGATGAGGTGAAGTATAATCTCCGCTGCTTAAGCCCTTGGAAGTGAAATGCGAACCTTTTTTCAGATCCTCCGCGGTTCCCATGATGAGAATATAAAGACTCGGCATCACGGTTAAAACCAATAACAACGCCGAAGCCAAACCTCCTACCATAACCGTCGCAAGAGGTCTCTGCACGTCGGAACCCACACCCGATGCCATCGTCGCGGGAATTAGTCCCAACAATGCAAGTAACATTGTCATCAATCGAGGCCGAAGCTGAGTGACCGCAGAAAGAATCGCGGATTCTCTGACCGACATCATGATATCGTCGTGCCGCAGGTGATTCGCCTTCGAGACAAACAGAATTCCCGCCATCGTTGCGATTCCAAAAAGGGAAATAAAACCTACACCGGCGGAAACGTTGAAATAATATCCTCGAGCAAGTAACGCATAAATTCCTCCCAAAAGAGAAAGAGGAATACAAGAAAGCGCGACGATCACGGATTTGAGATCGCGATACAGCATAAACAGAAGTCCGAAAATGATCCCGATCGTTACAGGAATCACGATCGCAAGTTGTTTTCCAACGCGCGCGAGATTTTCATATTGTCCCCCGTAGCGAACTTCAAATCCTTCCGGGATCTTCACTTCTTTCTTTACTCTTTCCTGGAGTTCGGAAACAAAACCGCCTTGATCTCTTCCGCGCACGTTCAAACGAACCGTAATCGTTCTCTTTCCGTCCTGCCTAAAGATCATTGTAGGAGAATCCTCTTGAGTGATATCCGCCAATTCCGAAAGAGGAATCCTTTCCCCCTTGGGAGATATGATCGGAATGTTCGCGATCTCTCTTGCAGATTGACGATAGTCTTTCGCAAAACGAACCGCGATTCCAAACAACGCTCTTTCTTTCGGAGGAGTATCCATAGGACCTTCGTACAAATAACTGATCGGTTCCATACCGACCGCGGCTTCGATTACGTTTTGAATATCGCTGATATTGATTCCGTAACGCGCGGCCACCGCACGTTTCAAACGGATCACGAGCTGCGGAGCCGGACCTTCCTGTTCGATTCCATATTCGCTCGCTCCTTTCATTTTGGAAACGATATCCAGAATCTGCTGCGAGATATGACGCATCTCCGTCAAGTCCTGTCCCGATACGAAAACCGCAAGATCGGCGATCGTTCCCATAATTGCCTCGGAAAGGTTGTCCATAATCGGCTGAGAAAAACTCACCTTCACACCGGGCAATCCTTCCTCAAGATCGTTCCGCATTCGGATCAGAAGTTGTTCTTTGGTAATCTTCTCGTGCCAGTTTTTATAATCTTTTAAACCGACATAGATTTCCAAACGATTCGGAGGAAGCGGATCCGTTCCGTCGTCGTTCCTTCCGTATTGGGAAAGAATCATATTGACTTGTTCGTTTTTGTAGATCATCCCTCGGATCTTAGGTATGAACTTCTTCGCTTCGGGGAGGGAAATCCCCACAGGAAAATACAAACGCATAGTAAATCCGCCTTCGTCGAGAGA
Protein-coding regions in this window:
- a CDS encoding helix-turn-helix transcriptional regulator, which produces MFKSLHSREAKIFCKNLIAARKNADLTQLEVADRLGEPQSYISKIESGERRLDVIEFWRIYKIFGKSFEFYFQFDEKPEGSEKRSKTLKAASSKRKKKRPKF
- a CDS encoding efflux RND transporter permease subunit, whose product is MTRSLLEGALRFRLATLIAAAATVVFGIWAWIDIRKEAYSDIADTQVRLIAKFPGKAAVEVEERVTIPIERVLNAIPKVAVRRSRTINGLVVFQFVFEDGTDDYFARTRLLERVRDADIPAEIQPTLGPMSSPVGEIFRYVVETKANHTPMELRTIQDWVIMPKMLGIPGIADVVTFGGLPKQYHIVTTPDKLIRYKLTIDDVIKAIQQNNLNTGGNLLLQGEQGFPIRSLGAIRDPKHIENIVVKTVNGVPVFIRDLGTVEVSHPIPSGVLGYTIQNDQEGLIDVDSSVQGLVAIRRWGDPNVMGDRIRAKVKEINENYLPDGVQMRTTYDRTDLVNYTLRTIGKTLVEGVVVVSLVLIFFIGSVKASMVVVATIPFAMLFAFLLMDITGIPASLLSLGAIDFGIIVDGAVVMVENIMRRYRDASPIDKKKGIIRFTVDSASEVGTEIIFSILIIVLAYLPIFSFERIEGRLFKPMAFTISFAIMGALIFSMTAIPVMMSYIYRNYFESPNPGPIEWHNPFYEWLEKKYERLIEWLVERSKRVVTVCFSVVGTLLVIGGLSLGTEFLPEMDEGGFNLRIFFPVGISLPESKKFIPKIRQIIYKNEQVNVVLSQLGRNDDGTDPLPPNRLEVLVGLKDYDDWKEKITKTELLLRMRNDLEAGLPGARVSFSQPIMDNLSEAIMGTIADLAVFVSGNDLKVMRQISTEILDIVKEMKGASEFGIEQEADSPQLTVRIDREAAARFGINVSDIQQMVEAAIGMQRIDTLYEGPSDIPPKTPARFGIVVRFSKDYRTSQRAIENMPIISPKGERIPLSELAKVTLEDGPTMIFRQEGRRTVTVRTNIRGRDQGGFVAELRKLVQKKVKLPEGYEIRYGGQYENLARVGTRLMMVIPLTIAIIFGVLYLLYKNLKYVYVALACIPLSLVGGIYALLMRGYYFNVSGGVGFISLFGIATMAGVLFVSRTNHLLHEDDEISVKEAVKKAAVIQLRPMLMTMLLALLGLIPATLASGVGSDVQRPLATVIVGGLFSALLLVLTVLPSLYLILVGEREYVPKKQKDLEPYSYLDQYPLEEYESEELDLTTKKTISKEEKKQKSSGSVSKRKKKK
- a CDS encoding glycosyltransferase family 39 protein, which codes for MNRLNTLLVEIKRNKDLKVFLFLLGLGAFFRFFRLDLQSPWEDELFSIRASSETSLNNLWDWMKNDPHPPLYQTLLYFWFQLFQPTVFVGRLLSAIAGVLVPLSFYVLSPRNLNGRIKISVVVFLSLSTGLIYYSQELRSYSLLVLFSTIQLAVILKSVYENQKEEDLRTYWSLLGISLLASYTHFFGFVWSASVFLGIFITKWIFTKKFPKVEFLFGILFGILFTPVLYLLFNSDKIGIASWIPEAGLTAFLVFFDLIFHSGILKKFIPGIVASLALLAGFVSFYFPKNQTKVVLLEPNHKKSVILFGIVFLVFSVVLGILSLIQPLITARNLLVTAPTLYFLIVTGFSLFPIYKGRRLESILILISIVSLYYFTRSYYKPFKEQWRESSQYIISMIQDRPREFTLLCSSHVYNMEYFLKTAKIEGVIPKIYTKKEIDLFVHDPTRKDLVILETSWKYLNSEDINSLFTQEIFDRKDQLFYGMRVITIRKR
- a CDS encoding glycosyltransferase family 2 protein, whose translation is MKKKNVTYVIPCLNEEKTLPLVLEKLVRLKKELKQYNVEILVSDNGSEDRSVSIAKKYGAKVVHCKERGYGAALNFGITNASGEIILFADADDTYDFLESPALLSEMEKGAEFVIGSRLDGSIHKGAMPLLHRYLGTPVINWIINLLYSKKGNRVKDANSGFRCFLKKKYLEWEVESTGMEFASEMLVKALRSGVKLSHVPISLYPDVEGRVPHLKTWRDGMRHLLQILIHSQQLFYYTGFMLFWIGWAFTILGYFTGIVAIGPFHIFGIHSLTVFLLIATFGQTIWAIGLFLAARKTPELSFYSKLNLLSEDLLFWYSARMILFVVLLYVFILFRWWKNSFQVLDLEKEILMISFLSVQILNLIGQTITAHLLKRT